One stretch of Gopherus flavomarginatus isolate rGopFla2 chromosome 2, rGopFla2.mat.asm, whole genome shotgun sequence DNA includes these proteins:
- the C2H8orf76 gene encoding uncharacterized protein C8orf76 homolog, with protein sequence MELALGFEFEESVFAQSRDRGRGGGCAAYTAKRCEPQWFCEDANSEGNVEILTAKKFRGDLAYRQKEFQKALYEYSSCLLLLPSSNIAMRRDVQEGQARCLAHLGRHQEALDIAEKLRNGATNTDHLTTVLNLQFAIYCHLKNIEKKITCLQQLISLHPFNPWNWKLLAETYMSFLQTLPPSFISEMKHLQCKDCTANNHVFQTSPGLFGKEMNLQCHKTLSGRQDVWSTLSTKTTRDNSVSYSDSHMVEGSLHITEECETRDKMKHATFEFWGQEALKDVWIKACASFVRTRLLLQITQLQQSSFALAQNLKVQQETEDKVKGFGLKEESLLLITEVMGEDLIPEKLKEDGQGEIKCVGPSALTSLVTTSAIEFEGKWFKKLQDNLSL encoded by the exons ATGGAGCTGGCGCTGGGGTTCGAATTCGAGGAGTCGGTGTTCGCCCAGAGCAGGGACAGGGGCCGGGGCGGCGGCTGCGCGGCCTACACCGCTAAGCGCTGCGAGCCTCAG TGGTTTTGTGAGGATGCAAACAGCGAGGGCAATGTTGAAATTCTAACTGCCAAAAAATTCAGAGGTGATTTGGCATACAGACAAAAAGAGTTTCAG AAAGCCCTGTATGAGTACTCAAGCTGCTTGCTGCTGTTACCTTCCAGTAACATTGCAATGAGAAGAGATGTCCAAGAGGGCCAGGCTCGGTGTTTAGCTCACCTAGGAAGGCACCAGGAGGCTCTGGATATTGCAGAAAAACTG AGAAATGGGGCAACTAACACAGATCATTTAACAACTGTCCTCAACCTTCAGTTTGCCATTTATTGTCACCTGAAAAATATAGAGAAAAAGATCACATGCCTACAGCAACTGATTTCCTTACATCCTTTTAACCCATGGAACTGGAAGCTACTTGCTGAGACTTATATGAGCTTTTTACAGACTCTGCCTCCATCATTCATTTCAGAAATGAAACATCTTCAATGCAAAGATTGTACTGCAAATAACCACGTTTTCCAAACCTCACCAGGACTGTTTGGAAAAGAAATGAACCTTCAATGTCACAAAACACTCAGCGGGAGACAAGATGTTTGGTCAACACTTTCTACAAAAACAACTAGAGACAACTCAGTATCTTACAGTGATAGCCACATGGTAGAGGGATCCCTCCATATCACAGAAGAATGTGAAACACGGGACAAAATGAAACATGCTACCTTTGAGTTCTGGGGACAGGAAGCATTGAAAGATGTTTGGATAAAGGCATGTGCCTCCTTTGTTAGAACAAG GCTTTTACTTCAGATTACACAGTTGCAACAGTCATCCTTtgctctggctcagaatttaaaGGTTCAACAGGAAACTGAAGACAAAGTAAAAGGTTTTGGTTTAAAGGAAGAATCCTTGTTATTGATTACTGAG GTTATGGGGGAGGATCTCATTCCAGAAAAACTGAAAGAGGATGGTCAGGGAGAGATAAAATGTGTAGGCCCTTCAGCACTGACATCCTTGGTAACTACATCAGCTATAGAATTTGAAGGCAAATGGTTCAAAAAGCTCCAAGACAATTTGTCACTTTGA